Proteins from a genomic interval of Pithys albifrons albifrons isolate INPA30051 chromosome 15, PitAlb_v1, whole genome shotgun sequence:
- the LOC139679021 gene encoding LON peptidase N-terminal domain and RING finger protein 1-like isoform X2 gives MSGPCCPPSPPRGASPSAHPLGAAGAGLDLLRCPSCRLLLWEPVTVFCGHSFCKQCLGGAGLSRCPLCQERLELRVVGAARRSVVLCGILERCVEREQRLVGLAERARDRLARGDAREALRMAQRGVELAPDSSSLRLCRAEAFVALGQYPQALEDLNTVCRTEPGKHEAFFRKGKVLLEMGQRAEALLAWEHCLTLSPHFHPAKRKTERVLVQGNAPQPATAAAHEGDAHLSPAGSQVNGGSPVLSSSSPQTQDKEGELADCRVDTGSEQSLGTTTLSQLAERQEPETSAESQSQWLVDNEEETAAGKCNQLCLGELLSISDLECSLCIRMFFEPVTTPCGHTFCKECLERCLDHRPNCPLCKQSLREYLKAGRYNPTVLLQDIMLATFPAQLAERRELHRAEMAELSNLTKNIPIFVCTMSFPGIACPLHVFEPRYRLMIRRCQETGTRRFGMCIYEHGKSFADYGCMLEIRQIELLADGRSLVDTIGRRRFRVLSRGHRDGYHTADIEYLEDRKVAGEELQELQCLHESTYHLAQRFCEHGDPTFRHILMQHGPLPEKEENIQASPDGPTWCWWLISILPLDPSYQLNLFSSTSLRARLMQLQRILTMPLQQPPAWPLLPEHSPRGHV, from the exons ATGAGCGGTCCCTGCTGCCCGCCCTCCCCGCCGCGGGGCGCGAGCCCCTCCGCGCATCCCCTCGGCGCTGCGGGCGCGGGGCTGGACCTGCTGCGCTGCCCCTCCTGCCGCCTGCTCCTCTGGGAGCCGGTGACCGTGTTCTGCGGTCACTCCTTCTGCAAGCAGTGCctcggcggggccgggctgtCGCGCTGCCCGCTGTGCCAGGAGCGGCTGGAGCTGCGGGTCGTCGGGGCGGCGCGGAGAAGCGTGGTGCTGTGCGGGATCCTGGAGCGCTGCGTGGAGCGGGAGCAGCGCCTGGTCGGGCTGGCGGAGCGCGCCCGGGACCGCCTTGCCCGCGGGGACGCGCGGGAGGCGCTGAGGATGGCGCAGAGAGGGGTCGAGCTGG ccccAGACTCCAGCTCCCTGCGGCTGTGCCGGGCAGAGGCATTTGTGGCACTGGGGCAGTATCCACAGGCACTGGAGGACCTGAACACTGTGTGCAGGACAGAGCCTGGGAAGCATGAG GCCTTTTTCAGGAAAGGGAAGGTGCTTCTGGAGATGGGACAGAGAGCTGAGGCCCTGCTGGCGTGGGAACACTGCCTGACACTCAGTCCCCATTTCCACCCTGCCAAGAGAAAGACGGAACG GGTCCTTGTGCAAGGCAATGCTCCTCAgcctgccacagctgctgctcatgAGGGTGACGCACACCTGAGCCCAGCTGGATCCCAGGTTAATGGAGGCAGCCCTGTGCTCTCATCATCTTCTCCACAAACTCAG GATAAGGAGGGAGAGCTGGCGGATTGCAGAGTGGACACTGGgtctgagcagagcctgggaacAACCACCCTTTCCCAGCTGGCGGAACGGCAAGAGCCAGAGACTTCGGCAGAGAGTCAGAGCCAGTGGTTGGTAG ATAATGaagaggaaacagcagcaggaaagtgTAACCAGCTGTGCCTTGGGGAGCTGCTGAGCATATCTGACTTGGAGTGCTCCCTCTGCATACG GATGTTCTTTGAGCCAGTGACAACGCCATGTGGTCACACCTTCTGCAAGGAGTGCCTCGAACGCTGCCTGGACCACCGGCCCAACTGCCCCCTCTGCAAACAGAGCCTGAGAGAG taCCTGAAGGCTGGAAGGTACAACcccactgtgctgctgcaggacatcATGCTGGCCAccttccctgcacagctggCCGAGCGCCGGGAGCTGCACCGGGCTGAGATGGCAGAGCTCTCCAA CCTGACCAAGAACATCCCCATCTTTGTATGCACAATGTCCTTCCCAGGCATTGCCTGCCCTCTGCATGTCTTTGAGCCTCGCTACCGTCTCATGATCCGGCGGTGCCAGGAGACCGGCACGAGGAGGTTCGGCATGTGCATATATGAGCATGGGAAAAG TTTTGCTGACTATGGCTGCATGCTGGAGATCCGGCAGATCGAGCTGCTGGCGGACGGCAGGTCCTTGGTGGACACCATCGGCCGGCGGCGGTTCCGGGTGCTGAGCCGCGGGCACAGGGATGGATACCACACTGCTGATATTGAGTACCTGGAGGACAGGAAG GTGGCcggggaggagctgcaggagctgcagtgcctgCACGAGAGCACCTACCACCTGGCTCAGCGGTTCTGTGAGCATGGAGACCCCACCTTCAGGCACATTTTGATGCAGCATGGACCACTgccagagaaggaagagaacatCCAG GCTTCACCAGATGGCCCGACATGGTGCTGGTGGCTCATCTCCATCCTGCCCCTTGACCCTTCCTACCAGCTGAACCTCTTCTCGAGCACCTCGCTGCGTGCCCGGCTCATGCAGCTGCAGCGCATCCTGACCATGCCGCTGCAGCAGCCCCCCGCCTGGCCCCTGCTGCCTGAGCACAGCCCCCGCGGCCACGTctga
- the LOC139679021 gene encoding LON peptidase N-terminal domain and RING finger protein 1-like isoform X1, translating to MSGPCCPPSPPRGASPSAHPLGAAGAGLDLLRCPSCRLLLWEPVTVFCGHSFCKQCLGGAGLSRCPLCQERLELRVVGAARRSVVLCGILERCVEREQRLVGLAERARDRLARGDAREALRMAQRGVELAPDSSSLRLCRAEAFVALGQYPQALEDLNTVCRTEPGKHEVLVQGNAPQPATAAAHEGDAHLSPAGSQVNGGSPVLSSSSPQTQDKEGELADCRVDTGSEQSLGTTTLSQLAERQEPETSAESQSQWLVDNEEETAAGKCNQLCLGELLSISDLECSLCIRMFFEPVTTPCGHTFCKECLERCLDHRPNCPLCKQSLREYLKAGRYNPTVLLQDIMLATFPAQLAERRELHRAEMAELSNLTKNIPIFVCTMSFPGIACPLHVFEPRYRLMIRRCQETGTRRFGMCIYEHGKSFADYGCMLEIRQIELLADGRSLVDTIGRRRFRVLSRGHRDGYHTADIEYLEDRKVAGEELQELQCLHESTYHLAQRFCEHGDPTFRHILMQHGPLPEKEENIQASPDGPTWCWWLISILPLDPSYQLNLFSSTSLRARLMQLQRILTMPLQQPPAWPLLPEHSPRGHV from the exons ATGAGCGGTCCCTGCTGCCCGCCCTCCCCGCCGCGGGGCGCGAGCCCCTCCGCGCATCCCCTCGGCGCTGCGGGCGCGGGGCTGGACCTGCTGCGCTGCCCCTCCTGCCGCCTGCTCCTCTGGGAGCCGGTGACCGTGTTCTGCGGTCACTCCTTCTGCAAGCAGTGCctcggcggggccgggctgtCGCGCTGCCCGCTGTGCCAGGAGCGGCTGGAGCTGCGGGTCGTCGGGGCGGCGCGGAGAAGCGTGGTGCTGTGCGGGATCCTGGAGCGCTGCGTGGAGCGGGAGCAGCGCCTGGTCGGGCTGGCGGAGCGCGCCCGGGACCGCCTTGCCCGCGGGGACGCGCGGGAGGCGCTGAGGATGGCGCAGAGAGGGGTCGAGCTGG ccccAGACTCCAGCTCCCTGCGGCTGTGCCGGGCAGAGGCATTTGTGGCACTGGGGCAGTATCCACAGGCACTGGAGGACCTGAACACTGTGTGCAGGACAGAGCCTGGGAAGCATGAG GTCCTTGTGCAAGGCAATGCTCCTCAgcctgccacagctgctgctcatgAGGGTGACGCACACCTGAGCCCAGCTGGATCCCAGGTTAATGGAGGCAGCCCTGTGCTCTCATCATCTTCTCCACAAACTCAG GATAAGGAGGGAGAGCTGGCGGATTGCAGAGTGGACACTGGgtctgagcagagcctgggaacAACCACCCTTTCCCAGCTGGCGGAACGGCAAGAGCCAGAGACTTCGGCAGAGAGTCAGAGCCAGTGGTTGGTAG ATAATGaagaggaaacagcagcaggaaagtgTAACCAGCTGTGCCTTGGGGAGCTGCTGAGCATATCTGACTTGGAGTGCTCCCTCTGCATACG GATGTTCTTTGAGCCAGTGACAACGCCATGTGGTCACACCTTCTGCAAGGAGTGCCTCGAACGCTGCCTGGACCACCGGCCCAACTGCCCCCTCTGCAAACAGAGCCTGAGAGAG taCCTGAAGGCTGGAAGGTACAACcccactgtgctgctgcaggacatcATGCTGGCCAccttccctgcacagctggCCGAGCGCCGGGAGCTGCACCGGGCTGAGATGGCAGAGCTCTCCAA CCTGACCAAGAACATCCCCATCTTTGTATGCACAATGTCCTTCCCAGGCATTGCCTGCCCTCTGCATGTCTTTGAGCCTCGCTACCGTCTCATGATCCGGCGGTGCCAGGAGACCGGCACGAGGAGGTTCGGCATGTGCATATATGAGCATGGGAAAAG TTTTGCTGACTATGGCTGCATGCTGGAGATCCGGCAGATCGAGCTGCTGGCGGACGGCAGGTCCTTGGTGGACACCATCGGCCGGCGGCGGTTCCGGGTGCTGAGCCGCGGGCACAGGGATGGATACCACACTGCTGATATTGAGTACCTGGAGGACAGGAAG GTGGCcggggaggagctgcaggagctgcagtgcctgCACGAGAGCACCTACCACCTGGCTCAGCGGTTCTGTGAGCATGGAGACCCCACCTTCAGGCACATTTTGATGCAGCATGGACCACTgccagagaaggaagagaacatCCAG GCTTCACCAGATGGCCCGACATGGTGCTGGTGGCTCATCTCCATCCTGCCCCTTGACCCTTCCTACCAGCTGAACCTCTTCTCGAGCACCTCGCTGCGTGCCCGGCTCATGCAGCTGCAGCGCATCCTGACCATGCCGCTGCAGCAGCCCCCCGCCTGGCCCCTGCTGCCTGAGCACAGCCCCCGCGGCCACGTctga